From the Actinomadura luzonensis genome, the window GAGCTGGTCGGCAGGGAGCTGGCTCGGTCGGCGGAGCGCCGCAGGTCGGGGCCCGCCGCCGAGAACATGCTGCGCGATCTGGCCGGAGGTAACTGACATGCCCGCGCAACGGACCAAGTTCTACCAGGTGGGCAGCTTCGCCGTGGGCAACCGGCTGCTGCCGATCGAGCAGCGGGCCGTGCAGGCCGGCATGGAGCGGCGCAACTCGCTGACCTCCGGCCACCGGGCCTGCCGCGGCTGCGGGGAGGCGCTGGGCGCGCGGTACGCCATCGACGCCGCGATCAGCGCCTCCGGCGGCCGGCTGGTGGCCGTCAACGCGACCGGGTGCCTGGAGGTGTTCTCCACGCCGTACCCGGAGACGTCCTGGCAGGTGCCGTGGATCCACTCGTTGTTCGGCAACGCGCCCGCGGTCGCCTCCGGCGTCGCCGCCGCGCTCAGGGCCAAGGGGATCACCGACGTGCGGGTGGTCGGGCAGGGCGGCGACGGCGGCACGGTGGACATCGGCTTCGCGTGCCTGTCGGGCATGTTCGAGCGCGACGACGACGTGCTCTACATCTGCTACGACAACCAGGCGTACATGAACACCGGGGTGCAGCGCTCGGGCGCCACTCCCCCGGCCGCCCGCACCAGCACGACGCCGGTGCCGGGCAACGCGTTCGGGCAGGGCAAGAACGTGCCGATGATCGCGATGGCGCACGAGATCCCGTACGTGGCCACCGCGACCGTCGCCGACCTGCG encodes:
- a CDS encoding thiamine pyrophosphate-dependent enzyme; its protein translation is MPAQRTKFYQVGSFAVGNRLLPIEQRAVQAGMERRNSLTSGHRACRGCGEALGARYAIDAAISASGGRLVAVNATGCLEVFSTPYPETSWQVPWIHSLFGNAPAVASGVAAALRAKGITDVRVVGQGGDGGTVDIGFACLSGMFERDDDVLYICYDNQAYMNTGVQRSGATPPAARTSTTPVPGNAFGQGKNVPMIAMAHEIPYVATATVADLRDLEYKVRRAMELRGARYLHILVPCPLGWVTEACDTIRVARLATESGLFPVFEAERGEVTDVTKIRRRVPVDDYLRLQGRYRHLFGDPPQTEVIARIQASADRNIRRFGLVD